A window from Solanum stenotomum isolate F172 chromosome 5, ASM1918654v1, whole genome shotgun sequence encodes these proteins:
- the LOC125864940 gene encoding tropinone reductase 1 yields the protein MAELREKWSLKGTTALVTGGSKGIGYAIVEELANFGARVYTCSRNENELQECLDIWRKKGLKVEGSVCDLLSRTEREKLMKTIEDVFDGKLNILVNNAGVAIHKEAKDFTKEDYNIIMGTNFEAAYHLSQIAYPLLKASQNGNVIFVSSIAGFSALPSLSLYSASKGAINQMTKNLACEWAKDNIRVNSVAPAVILTPLVETAIKKNPQQKEEIDSLVVKTPLGRAGKPEEVSAVIAFLCFPAASYITGQIIWADGGFTANGAF from the exons ATGGCAGAATTGAGAGAAAAATGGAGTCTTAAAGGCACCACTGCACTTGTTACTGGTGGCTCCAAAGGCATAGG GTACGCTATAGTGGAAGAATTGGCAAATTTTGGAGCAAGAGTATATACATGTTCACGTAAtgaaaatgaacttcaagaatgCCTTGATATTTGGAGAAAAAAGGGACTTAAAGTCGAAGGTTCTGTTTGTGACTTATTATCTCGTACTGAACGTGAAAAACTTATGAAGACTATTGAAGATGTATTTGATGGGAAGCTTAATATTCTG GTGAATAATGCAGGAGTGGCAATACATAAGGAAGCTAAAGATTTCACAAAAGAAGATTACAATATAATTATGGGAACTAATTTTGAAGCTGCTTATCATTTATCTCAAATTGCTTATCCTTTATTGAAGGCTTCTCAAAATggaaatgttatttttgtttcttctattGCTGGATTTTCAGCATTGCCCTCTCTTTCTCTTTACTCTGCTTCCAAAG GTGCAATAAATCAAATGACAAAGAACTTGGCATGTGAATGGGCCAAGGACAATATTCGGGTCAATTCTGTTGCTCCAGCAGTCATTTTAACCCCACTCGTTGAAACTGCAATTAAG AAAAATCctcaacaaaaagaagaaattgataGTCTTGTTGTTAAGACTCCTTTGGGCCGGGCCGGAAAGCCCGAAGAAGTTTCAGCAGTAATAGCTTTTCTTTGCTTCCCAGCTGCTTCTTATATTACGGGCCAAATCATATGGGCCGATGGTGGATTTACAGCTAATGGTGCGTTTTAA